CGCCGGAGCGCTCGCGGCCCGATTTGGGGTCGACGTCTTCGCCGGGAGGGATGACGGAGCCGGTGTCCATGTCGACGAGGCGGGCTTCGACGCCGGGCAAGGGCCAGCCGACGCTGCCGTCGACGCGGTCGGCGAAATCGAGACCGCAGGAGAGGGCCATGCCGACCTCCGTCATGCCATAACGTTCGAGGAGGACGTTGCCCTTGGACAGAGTCTTCCAGGCCTCCTTGATGGGCGTCGGGAGAGCGGCGGAGCCGGAGATGGCGAGGCGCATGTTGCGCGGGGAGACGGCTTCTCGTGTGGGCTCCGCAGGGTCGAGAGGGAGGAGTTTGTGGGTTGCGAGGAGGCGAGAGTAGACTGTTGGCACGACGGTGAAGAAGGTAATCTTCTCCTTTGCGATGTTCTTGTGTGTCCCGTTTGTGCTGTTGGTCCCGTTGACCCCGTTGGTACCGTTGGTACCGTTTGTACCGTTGGAGGTAATGTAGGGCGCGGCGAGGCGCTTCCAGACTGCGTCGGCGTTGAAGGGGAACATGAACTCGATCGTGGAGCCTGACAGGAGCGGCGTGAGGACAGCGTTGACCGTGCCGTGGATGTGGTGTAGGGGGAGGACATGGAGGAGGTGGTCCGCGGGGGTGTAGTTCCATGCTTCGATTAGGGATTTGGATTGCGCCGTGAGGACGGATTGGGGGAGAAGGACACCTTTCTAATGTAGAGAATCAGCGATCATGCTCGGAGCTGCCACTTAAGTTCAGAAAGGGGGCAACGAACTGGTCGGTTGGTGGTGCCTGAAGTGTACAGCATCATGCCTGCGCCGTCGGCATCGGAATCATCTAGTTCAACTTGCTCATGCACGCTGCCACCGAGGTGCTTCTGTAGTTCGACTTGCGTCGGGCTTGAGAGGAGCTCTGTAGCAAGAACCTCCTTTGCTTTTGCGGCGAACTTGGCCGAAGACACGAGCAGCGACGCTTCGCTCTGGTTTAGAATATACTGGAGCTCGGCGGCGGGGAAGGCTGGAGAAAGAGGTACGGCGATTGACCGCGCGGCAAAGGCAGCGAGGAGGGTCACTAGAAATCAAGCAAGTGTGAGAATTGAGGCGCGTTGTTTGGGCCACAGCCAAAGGAGTCTAAGAGCTGTTGTGTAAGGGGTATGCGACATGGCTTACCTACATAGTCGTAACTGTTCTCTACCAAGAATGCGATGCGCTCGCCATTAAGATCTGACTTGCCCGCTGAGTCTAAGAGCTTGTTCCGCGTGCGGCGCACGTCACCCAGGAGCTCTCCGTACTTGAAGCGGCGGCCGGATAAGGAGTGAATTACAGCCGTGGACTCGGGATCATGCCGGGAAATGGCCTCGAAGAGAGGGATCCTTGGGAGGGATGTCGTTGTTGAAGCCATTCTTGCGGATTGCGATGCGCGCGCGGCAACAAAGGATCGGGATACGGGACGGGAGAGGTTGAAGCTTGCGGTAGCTGTAGTaccggcgacggcggcggcggcgaaggCTGAGAAAGGGGATAttcggcagcagcagcagcagccgggCCGTCGAGCTACATTCCGCAAACCGGAGGCCAACATGGGGGtggggggaggaggggaatAGATATGCGTCGTTATCAATTGCGTTATGATTAAAGGAGGATCGGGAACACGGCGCTGTGACGGAGTGGGTAttggggggaaggggggaaCGGACCCCGGGAGTTGCGAATGGTTACCCTCGGATCTGGTCGCGGCAGCTGTTGGCGTGGGATTGCAGGTTGGGTGCGTGagtgcgtgtgtgtgtggtaTGAGCTGGTAATATTTTTTTGGCTTCTGTCAGGTCCCGGATCGGACTTCTCCCTGCAGGACCGCCGGCAGGATCTGCCGAAGACCGGACGGAAAACTTGGGTGGTTGAGTGTGGCTTGCCCGGACATCCTAGCAGCTCCCTTCTCTCCAGTTGAGGCTTGACTCTTTTATGGAGCTCCGGAGTTGAAGGTGTGAAGACCAGATACACGGAGAGGAAACCCGTCAGATGGTGTGTGCGCCTGCGTGGATATCGGACTGTGGCACCGTGGGTTGTTGGTGCGCTTTCACGGCCCAGCGCCTTGGGATCAGGCTATTGGTATTTAGATGCCGTGATGCGTCGATTCACGTCCAATGTATCCGTTCCTGGCCCTAGGATGTCTAGCGGTGGGGGAACCGTTCGAAGCGGCCGACGTTTCCCAAGCGGCACCTACATCTGCCTACCTATCCGTCCCTCCATTGTATAGCGTGTGGGTAAACCTCCGAGCTTGACAGCAATGACAGGTATTCAAGCGTGCCAAGGTAAAGATACTTGCGGTCCTCTCGACTTTTTTGCTCCCTCGCTAGGCTGTTGTGGTTGTGGTCACTGGTTGTGGTcactggtggtggtggtgagggTGGTGAGTCTGCTGCATCTCTGCCCGCTGCCGACCGACAATGTTACCGTACCACACGTCACTACCTTCGATATGCATGCAAGGTGCCTGGAAGCTCTCCCCAAAGAGTCCTCTTGGTTTCCCCGCCCGCATGCATTGGCGGCATTGTGAGCGAACAGCTGGTATTCTGGAACCGAGAGATCTAGATGATCAGGTGCCCAATGATGAATGGGTGCCCTGCCACTTGCTGCGTGGCTCAAGGCTCCATCACTCCAAGTCTATCCGTACTTATCGAGTAAGAAGAGGGACCGCCTCTGGCCTTTTGTGATGCGTGGTGACGAGGGTTGGGGGTTGGAATTTTGGGGGTCGGGTATGGATACGGATGGCAAGCCGCAAAAGGCGTCTGTGGCATCGTTCAGGAAACACGCGGTGAGCAGAATGGAGCCAACAGGCAGGGCACGAGGGCTGAGGAGTCATCCAAGGACCTGGCTGGAGGTGTGTCGGGTGCCCATGTGCTGTTGTTGCTTGCTCTGTGTTCCGTCGTTCCCCAGTTGTTCTAGGTGTTCTTGTTGGTCCACCCAATCTCAACGCGCGTTAGCGTCTTCGGACCACTCAGAAACATGGGACGGTAAAGCCTCCCGGGGTCTGGTAAGCTAGGTGTACGGAGTATGCAGCGTGGGTGGTTCTGGGAAGCGAAAAACAAAAAAAGGGCGGTGGGCAtaacagagagagagagagagagacagagtCACTGACACGCACTTACTGCAAAAGCAAAGCTAACTCGGTCGACCACCTCACACACTGACACGAGGTCGGCGGGGAAAATCTGCGAGGAACTTGGAAGTCAGTCATGTCTCCAAGACATGAGAGGCCAAAAATACAACCCAACCGGGAAGATGAGTGGCAACGGCTGacactttttttctttcctttttttCCTTTCCCTCTTCATCTTACTTGCTTGTAGCATTGTGCGCGTGTCCGCGGAGGAAAGTGCTGAAAATACGAGGAAGGAGGCGTCCGTAGGGTAAGCAAGGTTTGCCTACCTTAACACATGGACTACGGAGTACCGCAGACCAAAATCAAAAggaaaggggaaaaaaaaaagaatgtACAGATACTGCACAGTGGGATGAGAAGGAACTTCCATGGGACATGCCGGCCGTCTCATCGCACCGCTGTCTGGTGCAGTGGTGCTGTGGTGCAGTGGTGCTGGAAGGAAGTTTGGAAGTGCCTCCCCGGTGCGGGTCCTCCGGTTACCAACCGGAAGGACAGAGGCAAGGCCCCCGGTCTGCTGATTGGCCGGGACGCATGTGCCATGTTGCCTGCCAAGCCCATCCCGCATGTCCGCTCTTTTCTCACCGATACACCGAATCTTCTCtaccttctttttttttccacgACGTACCTTACCTGGGCCGGGGTCTGCCTCCATTGTCCTTCTCCATCATCCACTCATCCTCCTTCTCGTcgttcctctctctctctccgtcTCTCCCCTCCTCTGCTTCGCTTCCTCTGTCAAGCGTCAAACCCACCAGCGCCACCCCCATCTCCCATCATCCATGCTTCGGCTCCCAGTCCCAAGTTCCAGGGTCACACTTTTTGCACACCGTACCTTTTGCACACGCAGCAGCGCAGCGGCTCCATTCCTCTGCTTCCCGCTCTCGTCGCTCTCTACCTAAACCGAAAAAAGCTGTTGGGCTAGCAAATCACAGCAAACCACAACCCACACCGCACACCGGTATCCGTACACTACACACCAGCGCAAGGGCAGCTTTCTTATTCTCCCTTGTCCAGTTTCTATACCTCCTTACCGCTTCTCGGTCGACGCACGCTGCCGCACGCCGCA
The DNA window shown above is from Colletotrichum lupini chromosome 7, complete sequence and carries:
- a CDS encoding AMP-binding enzyme, with protein sequence MPPMHAGGETKRTLWGELPGTLHAYRSDHNHNSLAREQKSREDRKYLYLGTLEYLSLLSSSEPDPKALGRESAPTTHGATVRYPRRRTHHLTGFLSVYLVFTPSTPELHKRFSVRSSADPAGGPAGRTAATRSEGNHSQLPGSVPPFPPIPTPSQRRVPDPPLIITQLITTHIYSPPPPTPMLASGLRNVARRPGCCCCCRISPFSAFAAAAVAGTTATASFNLSRPVSRSFVAARASQSARMASTTTSLPRIPLFEAISRHDPESTAVIHSLSGRRFKYGELLGDVRRTRNKLLDSAGKSDLNGERIAFLVENSYDYVVTLLAAFAARSIAVPLSPAFPAAELQYILNQSEASLLVSSAKFAAKAKEVLATELLSSPTQVELQKHLGGSVHEQVELDDSDADGAGMMLYTSGTTNRPKGVLLPQSVLTAQSKSLIEAWNYTPADHLLHVLPLHHIHGTVNAVLTPLLSGSTIEFMFPFNADAVWKRLAAPYITSNGTNGTNGTNGVNGTNSTNGTHKNIAKEKITFFTVVPTVYSRLLATHKLLPLDPAEPTREAVSPRNMRLAISGSAALPTPIKEAWKTLSKGNVLLERYGMTEVGMALSCGLDFADRVDGSVGWPLPGVEARLVDMDTGSVIPPGEDVDPKSGRERSGEIQLRGPTVFKEYWRNPEATAKEFVEGEDGKGKWFKTGDVAVRRPVPNAGLNAAQASWAKGDMYFIQGRKSADIIKTGGEKVSALEVERELLSLPEVAEAAVVSVPSGKWGSKVGAVVILNTDVVPHWSPMAMRRALRDRLVNYKIPQVLKVVDHIPRNAMGKINKKQLVQAVFEDQFSGDELYTYACLTRTWRNVA